One segment of Cyprinus carpio isolate SPL01 chromosome B20, ASM1834038v1, whole genome shotgun sequence DNA contains the following:
- the LOC109112651 gene encoding heme-binding protein 2-like, producing MLKAIGQTFFSSGLQHPKFTAQQSKGEDYEVRTYHTTNWVSTAVTGMEQDPAFSTGFRRLFKYIQGNNEKKCKVEMTAPVSCLIEPGAGPACESTFTVSFYIPEEHQADPPKPTDSDVFIDNRKEVTVFVRTYGGFANSESSRAELLKLIESLKRDGMKFKEAPFYRAGYDSPFKLTNRRNEVWLIKDEE from the exons ATGCTTAAAGCCATtggtcaaacttttttttcttctggactCCAGCACCCAAAATTCACTGCTCAACAGAGTAAG GGTGAAGACTATGAGGTCCGCACTTACCACACAACAAACTGGGTCAGCACAGCTGTGACTGGCATGGAGCAGGACCCGGCCTTTAGCACAGGCTTCAGAAGACTCTTCAAATACATTCAGGGGAATAATGAGAAGA AGTGTAAGGTGGAGATGACGGCACCAGTGAGCTGTCTGATTGAGCCTGGTGCTGGACCCGCTTGTGAAAGCACCTTCACTGTATCCTTCTACATCCCTGAGGAACATCAGGCTGACCCACCCAAACCCACTGATTCAGATGTTTTCATCGACAACAGAAAAGAGGTCACGGTTTTTGTGAG GACCTATGGAGGCTTTGCTAACAGTGAGAGCAGCCGTGCTGAGCTTCTGAAACTGATAGAGAGCCTCAAGAGGGATGGGATGAAATTCAAGGAGGCTCCGTTCTACAGAGCAGGATATGACAGCCCCTTCAAACTGACCAACCGCAGGAATGAAGTGTGGCTGATCAAAGATGAGGAATAA
- the LOC109112933 gene encoding LOW QUALITY PROTEIN: kinesin-like protein KIF25 (The sequence of the model RefSeq protein was modified relative to this genomic sequence to represent the inferred CDS: substituted 3 bases at 3 genomic stop codons): MSLFINRDQIFAHQVHLLEHKLRSKEERILELETENTLLHLRLAECLGKLCHEREEEIHVQRQKHQQQRKVQKSTHAALSKLLSEVQMLKQDLRDVFAIYVGFAKELEEQSKQLFECVGTARNAIQDFQSDDLQSECELKYQYIRNVYEYFXTKNKTHFSLXELRGNIRVHCRVRPILHFDHIQGSPTTNRSSSCEAVVQAINDDSVFVNGAKTSSPVMNXIFEFSRVHGPEDSQETVFDEVKPLLTSLLDGYNVCIMAYGQTGSGKTHTMIGSRSEDPTAAVQDSQQGIIPKAANELFKLISEKPADSHTVEMSVVEVYNNEVLDLLARDEDGATVGVKREVITTCTGTSEVPCLTYELVRSSAEVMQLINSVLKLRSHSPTLVHMDSSRSHFIVTLTVSSKSPDALALARRLQNARQDLQRVSQKEWWSPRCSRAASSRTSSPASSPCHSPCHSPCPSPRPGITQPPIKTKLQLVDLAGSECVGMSGVTGAALWESSCINRSLSALSDVLGALVERRPHVPYRNSKLTHLLQNAIGGDATLLIMLCVSPTQRFLAESLQSLGFGARARQVQREPSRRKNTALKMK, from the exons GCTGAG TGTCTGGGTAAACTCTGCCATGAGAGGGAGGAGGAAATCCATGTCCAGAGACAGAAACATCAGCAGCAGAGGAAAGTGCAGAAGTCCACACACGCAGCTCTCTCCAAACTTCTGTCTGAAGTTCAG ATGCTGAAACAGGACTTGAGGGATGTTTTTGCCATCTACGTGGGGTTTGCTAAAGAGCTGGAGGAACAAAGCAAGCAGCTGTTTGAATGTGTGGGCACTGCCAGAAATGCTATTCAGGATTTCCAAAGTGATGACCTTCAGAGTGAGTGTGAACTCAAATACCAGTATATCCGTAATGTCTATGAATATTT ttaaactaaaaataaaactcatttcTCTCTGTAGGAGCTGAGGGGGAATATCAGAGTTCACTGCAGGGTGCGTCCAATTCTACACTTTGATCACATCCAAGGATCACCCACAACCAACAG ATCTTCATCATGTGAAGCAGTAGTGCAGGCGATCAATGAT GACTCTGTTTTTGTGAACGGCGCCAAAACCTCAAGTCCTGTAATGAACTAAATATTTGAGTTTA gcaGAGTACATGGTCCAGAAGACAGCCAAGAGACTGTGTTTGATGAGGTGAAACCCCTTTTAACATCTCTACTTGATGG GTATAATGTATGTATCATGGCATATGGCCAGACAGGCAGTGGAAAGACACACACAATGATTGGCTCCCGGTCTGAGGATCCCACAGCTGCAGTGCAGGACTCTCAACAGGGCATCATTCCAAAAGCAGCCAATGAGCTATTCAA GCTTATCTCTGAGAAGCCAGCGGACAGTCATACAGTGGAGATGTCAGTGGTGGAGGTCTATAATAATGAAGTTCTGGACCTGCTGGCCAGAGATGAAGATGGGGCAACAGTTGGGGTAAAGAGAGAGGTCATCACCACCTGCACAGGCACCAGTGAGGTGCCCTGCCTAACATATGA gttggTGCGGAGCTCTGCGGAGGTAATGCAGCTGATCAATTCTGTGTTAAAACTAAGATCTCACAGTCCCACCCTGGTGCACATGGACTCCTCCAGATCTCATTTCATCGTTACTCTCACAGTCAGCTCCAAAAGCCCAGATGCACTGGCTCTAG CTCGTCGTCTGCAGAATGCCAGACAGGACCTCCAGCGGGTGTCTCAGAAGGAGTGGTGGAGCCCACGCTGCAGCAGGGCTGCTTCCTCACGCACGTCTAGCCCCGCCTCCTCACCGTGCCACTCCCCCTGCCACTCACCATGCCCCTCCCCCCGTCCCGGCATCACACAGCCCCCCATCAAAACCAAGCTGCAGTTGGTGGACCTGGCTGGGAGCGAGTGTGTTG GGATGTCAGGTGTGACCGGTGCCGCTCTGTGGGAAAGCTCCTGTATAAACCGCAGTCTCTCGGCTTTGTCTGATGTTCTGGGAGCTCTAGTCGAAAGACGACCTCACGTACCCTACCGCAACAGCAAACTAACACATCTACTACAGAACGCCATAG GAGGGGATGCCACGCTTCTGATAATGCTGTGCGTATCTCCCACTCAACGCTTCCTTGCCGAATCTCTTCAGTCCCTGGGGTTCGGTGCCCGAGCCAGACAGGTTCAGAGAGAGCCCTCACGTAGGAAAAACACGGCTCTGAAGATGAAGTAA